A genomic window from Streptomyces brevispora includes:
- a CDS encoding pyridoxamine 5'-phosphate oxidase family protein, protein MGKTYERIDGRLRTFIEEQHIFFTATAPLAGDGTINLSPKGVSGSFVVLDELRVAYLDFAGSTAETVAHLRENGRITLMWCAFQGPPNIVRVHGRGEPVFRDDPRFADLLGRFGGVDHTRHGLRAVIVVTAELIRDSCGFAVPFMSYDEDRPLHAQRFAREDDHSLSGYFEKKEHIATSIDGLPGLPLPLPGMPPVR, encoded by the coding sequence ATGGGAAAGACATACGAACGTATCGACGGGCGGCTGCGGACCTTCATCGAGGAACAGCACATCTTTTTCACGGCGACCGCGCCGCTGGCCGGCGACGGCACGATCAACCTCTCCCCCAAGGGCGTCAGTGGATCCTTCGTGGTGCTCGACGAGTTGCGGGTGGCGTACCTGGACTTCGCCGGGAGCACCGCGGAGACCGTGGCGCACCTCCGCGAGAACGGCCGCATCACCCTGATGTGGTGCGCTTTCCAGGGGCCGCCGAACATAGTCCGGGTGCACGGCCGCGGCGAGCCGGTCTTCCGTGACGACCCCCGCTTCGCCGATCTGCTCGGGCGGTTCGGCGGCGTCGATCACACCCGGCACGGGCTGCGCGCGGTCATCGTGGTGACGGCCGAACTGATCCGGGACTCCTGCGGATTCGCGGTCCCCTTCATGTCGTACGACGAGGACCGGCCGCTGCACGCCCAGCGCTTCGCCCGTGAGGACGACCACTCGCTCAGCGGCTACTTCGAGAAGAAGGAGCACATCGCCACCAGCATCGACGGGCTGCCGGGGCTGCCGCTCCCGCTGCCCGGCATGCCTCCCGTGCGGTAA
- a CDS encoding L,D-transpeptidase family protein: MRRSLVTGSVLIALAALTGARPPAAPPLPQRLADTGGGSQLITAEAASTGATTGTVTWWSMRSGRWVAAGSAPARFGANGLTEGASRVQGTDTTPTGLYDLPYAFGVKAAGPGTRYPYRRVQEGSWWCQDNAARAYNRWVEPRPADCRASEAEQLITYRTQYARALVVGFNYHRPVRGRGAGIFLHVNGPGATAGCVSVPAAAMDRILAWADPARRPHLAIGTGTGPTAITRY; the protein is encoded by the coding sequence ATGCGCAGATCTCTGGTGACCGGTTCGGTGCTGATCGCCCTCGCCGCCCTGACCGGGGCCCGGCCCCCGGCAGCCCCGCCGCTGCCGCAGCGGCTGGCCGACACGGGCGGCGGCTCCCAGCTGATCACGGCCGAGGCCGCCTCCACGGGGGCCACCACGGGGACGGTCACCTGGTGGAGCATGCGCTCCGGACGGTGGGTGGCGGCCGGGTCGGCGCCCGCCCGCTTCGGGGCGAACGGGCTGACCGAGGGTGCGTCGCGGGTACAGGGCACCGACACCACCCCCACCGGGCTGTACGACCTGCCGTACGCCTTCGGGGTGAAGGCGGCAGGGCCCGGCACCCGCTACCCCTACCGCCGGGTTCAGGAGGGGTCGTGGTGGTGCCAGGACAACGCGGCGCGGGCCTACAACCGATGGGTGGAGCCGCGCCCCGCCGACTGCCGGGCGTCCGAGGCCGAGCAGCTGATCACGTATCGGACGCAGTACGCCCGCGCGCTCGTCGTCGGCTTCAACTACCACCGTCCGGTGCGCGGGCGGGGCGCCGGAATCTTCCTGCACGTCAACGGGCCTGGCGCGACCGCCGGTTGCGTATCCGTACCGGCGGCCGCGATGGACCGGATCCTGGCCTGGGCCGATCCGGCCCGTCGTCCGCACCTCGCGATCGGGACCGGCACGGGCCCGACCGCGATCACGCGATACTGA
- a CDS encoding arginine repressor: MTEAQESEYGGPSVPQTRTARHRRIVDILNRLPVRSQSQLAKLLADDGLSVTQATLSRDLDELGAVKIRNTGGELIYAVPSEGGFRTPHAPLGGSAKEERMRRLSAELLISAEASANLVVLRTPPGAAQFLASSIDQAELHDVLGTIAGDDTLMLISRDPAGGQALADHLLRLAQNDR; encoded by the coding sequence ATGACCGAGGCGCAGGAATCCGAGTACGGCGGGCCGTCCGTGCCGCAGACCCGCACGGCCCGCCACCGCCGGATCGTGGACATCCTGAACCGGCTGCCGGTGCGCTCGCAGAGCCAGCTGGCCAAGCTCCTCGCGGACGACGGGCTGAGCGTCACCCAGGCGACGCTCTCCCGGGACCTGGACGAACTGGGCGCGGTGAAGATCCGCAACACCGGTGGCGAGCTGATCTACGCGGTGCCGAGCGAGGGCGGTTTCCGCACCCCGCACGCACCGCTCGGCGGCTCCGCGAAGGAGGAGCGGATGCGGCGCCTCTCCGCCGAACTGCTCATCTCGGCGGAGGCCTCGGCCAACCTGGTGGTGCTGCGCACGCCTCCGGGCGCCGCCCAGTTCCTCGCCTCGTCCATCGACCAGGCCGAACTGCACGACGTCCTCGGCACCATCGCCGGTGACGACACGCTGATGCTGATCAGCCGCGACCCGGCGGGCGGCCAGGCGCTGGCAGACCACCTGCTGCGGCTCGCACAGAACGACCGCTGA
- a CDS encoding acetylornithine transaminase, which produces MTNAALSQRWKTALMDNYGTPELSLVSGSGAYVHDADGTRYLDFVGGIAVNALGHAHPAIVEAVSTQIASLGHISNLFIAEPPVALAERLLQLFGRPGKVFFSNSGAEANEAAFKIGRLTGRGHMVATDGGFHGRTMGALALTGQPKKREPFLPLPGDVTHVPYGDVEALRAAVTTDTALLVIEPIQGENGVVVPPKGYLEAAREITRATGTLLVLDEVQTGIGRCGTWFEHQAHQGVEPDLVTLAKGLGGGLPIGATVAFGAAADLLEPGQHGTTFGGNPIACAAGLAVLDTLAADGALGNVKRLGERIREGVEGLGHPLVSRVRGSGLLLGIVLTLPLAPQVQKAAQGAGLLVNAPAPDVVRLMPPLIIGDAEVDAFLRTLPGALDAAHGRSGE; this is translated from the coding sequence ATGACCAACGCCGCGCTCTCGCAGCGCTGGAAGACCGCGCTGATGGACAACTACGGCACCCCGGAGCTGTCCCTCGTCAGCGGATCGGGCGCGTACGTCCACGACGCCGACGGCACCCGGTACCTCGACTTCGTCGGCGGCATCGCGGTGAACGCGCTGGGCCACGCCCACCCCGCGATCGTCGAAGCGGTCTCCACCCAGATCGCCTCCCTCGGCCACATCTCCAACCTCTTCATCGCCGAACCGCCCGTCGCGCTCGCCGAACGGCTGCTCCAGCTCTTCGGCCGCCCCGGCAAGGTCTTCTTCTCCAACTCGGGCGCCGAGGCCAACGAGGCCGCGTTCAAGATCGGCCGGCTGACCGGGCGCGGCCACATGGTCGCCACCGACGGCGGCTTCCACGGCCGCACCATGGGCGCTCTCGCGCTCACCGGCCAGCCGAAGAAGCGAGAGCCGTTCCTCCCGCTGCCCGGTGACGTCACCCATGTCCCGTACGGGGACGTGGAGGCGCTGCGGGCCGCGGTGACCACCGACACCGCGCTGCTCGTCATCGAGCCGATCCAGGGCGAGAACGGTGTGGTCGTCCCGCCCAAGGGCTATCTGGAGGCGGCCCGGGAGATCACCCGGGCCACCGGCACCCTCCTCGTGCTCGACGAGGTGCAGACCGGCATCGGCCGGTGCGGCACCTGGTTCGAGCACCAGGCGCACCAGGGCGTGGAGCCCGACCTGGTCACCCTCGCCAAGGGACTCGGCGGCGGACTGCCGATCGGCGCCACCGTGGCGTTCGGCGCGGCCGCCGACCTGCTCGAACCCGGCCAGCACGGCACGACGTTCGGCGGCAACCCGATCGCCTGCGCCGCCGGTCTCGCGGTCCTGGACACCCTGGCCGCCGACGGCGCGCTGGGCAACGTGAAGCGGCTCGGGGAGCGGATCCGGGAGGGCGTGGAGGGTCTGGGACACCCTCTGGTCTCCCGCGTCCGGGGCTCCGGCCTGCTGCTGGGTATCGTGCTCACCCTGCCCCTCGCACCCCAGGTGCAGAAGGCCGCTCAGGGAGCCGGACTCCTGGTGAACGCACCCGCACCCGATGTCGTACGGCTGATGCCGCCGCTGATCATCGGTGACGCGGAGGTGGACGCGTTCCTCCGGACCCTGCCCGGCGCACTCGACGCGGCACACGGACGATCCGGAGAATGA
- the argB gene encoding acetylglutamate kinase — protein MTPARKHTALPKAQILIEALPWLTRHNGKTVVIKFGGNAMIDEELKAAFAQDVVFLRHAGLKPVVVHGGGPQISAQLDKQGLVSEFKAGLRVTTPEAMDVVRMVLAGQVQRELVGLLNQHGPLAVGMTGEDAHTITATQHLPVIDGEAVDIGRVGEITAIDTGAIQALLDDGRIPVISSIARSADDNHVYNVNADTAAAALAAALNAETLMVLTDVEGLYEDWPHSDDVISRLTATELEKLLPDLSSGMVPKMQGCLHAVRNGVETARVIDGRVQHSILLEIFTDEGIGTMVVPDAQGEA, from the coding sequence ATGACCCCCGCGCGGAAGCACACCGCACTCCCGAAGGCGCAGATCCTCATCGAGGCGCTGCCCTGGCTGACCCGGCACAACGGCAAGACCGTCGTCATCAAGTTCGGCGGCAACGCCATGATCGACGAGGAACTGAAGGCGGCCTTCGCACAGGACGTCGTCTTCCTGCGCCACGCGGGCCTCAAGCCCGTCGTCGTGCACGGCGGCGGCCCGCAGATCAGCGCCCAGCTCGACAAGCAGGGCCTGGTCAGCGAGTTCAAGGCCGGTCTGCGCGTCACCACGCCCGAGGCGATGGACGTCGTACGGATGGTGCTCGCCGGACAGGTCCAGCGCGAGCTCGTCGGCCTGCTCAACCAGCACGGCCCGCTCGCCGTCGGCATGACCGGCGAGGACGCCCACACCATCACCGCCACCCAGCACCTGCCCGTCATCGACGGTGAGGCCGTCGACATCGGCCGGGTCGGCGAGATCACCGCGATCGACACCGGAGCCATCCAGGCACTGCTGGACGACGGCCGCATCCCGGTCATCTCCTCCATCGCCCGCTCCGCCGACGACAACCACGTCTACAACGTCAACGCGGACACCGCGGCCGCCGCGCTCGCCGCCGCGCTGAACGCCGAGACGCTGATGGTCCTCACCGACGTCGAGGGCCTGTACGAGGACTGGCCCCACAGCGACGACGTGATCAGCCGCCTCACCGCCACCGAACTGGAGAAGCTCCTGCCGGACCTCTCCAGCGGAATGGTGCCCAAGATGCAGGGCTGCCTGCACGCCGTGCGCAACGGCGTCGAGACCGCCCGGGTCATCGACGGACGGGTCCAGCACTCGATCCTGCTGGAGATCTTCACCGATGAGGGAATCGGCACGATGGTCGTGCCCGACGCACAGGGGGAAGCATGA
- the argJ gene encoding bifunctional glutamate N-acetyltransferase/amino-acid acetyltransferase ArgJ encodes MSVTAAQGFSAAGIAAGIKESGNPDLALVVNNGPRRAAAGVFTSNRVKAAPVRWSEQVLKGGEVTAVVLNSGGANACTGPEGFQDTHATAEKAAEVLTGHSAGEIAVASTGLIGLRLPMDKLLPGIEKAAANLSEHGGEKAAIAIKTTDTVHKTAVVGGEGWTVGGMAKGAGMLAPGLATMLVVLTTDADVDAAGLDTALRDATRTTFDRVDSDGCMSTNDTVLLLASGASGITPEQGEFAEAVRAVCDDLARQLIGDAEGASKDIRIEVINAATEDDAVEVGRSIARNNLLKCAVHGEDPNWGRVLSAIGTTKAAFEPDELNVAINGVWVCRNGGVGEDRDLVDMRYREVKITADLAAGTESAVIWANDLTADYVHENSAYSS; translated from the coding sequence GTGAGCGTCACGGCAGCACAGGGATTCTCGGCGGCGGGCATCGCCGCCGGAATCAAGGAGAGCGGTAACCCGGACCTGGCCCTCGTGGTCAACAACGGTCCGCGGCGCGCCGCCGCGGGCGTCTTCACCTCCAACCGTGTCAAGGCCGCCCCCGTCCGCTGGTCGGAGCAGGTCCTCAAGGGCGGCGAGGTGACCGCGGTCGTCCTCAACTCCGGTGGAGCCAACGCCTGCACGGGCCCGGAGGGCTTCCAGGACACGCACGCCACCGCCGAGAAGGCCGCCGAGGTCCTCACGGGTCACAGCGCCGGTGAGATCGCCGTCGCGTCGACCGGGCTCATCGGTCTGCGGCTCCCCATGGACAAGCTGCTGCCCGGCATCGAGAAGGCCGCGGCGAACCTGAGCGAGCACGGCGGCGAGAAGGCCGCCATCGCCATCAAGACCACCGACACCGTGCACAAGACGGCCGTCGTCGGCGGTGAGGGCTGGACCGTCGGCGGGATGGCCAAGGGCGCGGGCATGCTCGCTCCCGGTCTGGCCACCATGCTCGTCGTGCTCACCACCGACGCCGACGTGGACGCCGCCGGGCTCGACACCGCGCTGCGTGACGCGACCCGCACCACCTTCGACCGGGTCGACTCCGACGGCTGCATGTCCACCAACGACACCGTGCTGCTGCTGGCCTCGGGGGCCTCCGGAATCACCCCGGAGCAGGGGGAGTTCGCCGAGGCCGTACGGGCCGTCTGCGACGACCTGGCCCGGCAGCTGATCGGTGACGCGGAAGGCGCGTCCAAGGACATCCGGATCGAGGTGATCAACGCCGCGACCGAGGACGACGCCGTCGAGGTGGGCCGCTCCATCGCCCGTAACAACCTCCTCAAGTGCGCCGTCCACGGCGAGGACCCCAACTGGGGCCGCGTGCTGTCCGCCATCGGCACGACGAAGGCGGCCTTCGAGCCGGACGAGCTGAACGTCGCCATCAACGGCGTCTGGGTCTGCAGGAACGGCGGGGTCGGCGAGGACCGCGACCTCGTCGACATGCGCTACCGCGAGGTCAAGATCACCGCCGACCTCGCCGCGGGCACCGAGTCCGCCGTCATCTGGGCCAACGACCTCACCGCGGACTACGTCCACGAGAACAGCGCGTACAGCTCATGA
- the argC gene encoding N-acetyl-gamma-glutamyl-phosphate reductase yields MVVRAAVAGASGYAGGELLRLLLVHREVEIGALTANSNAGQPLGALQPHLRPLAGRVLQPTTPEVLAGHDVVFLALPHGQSAAVAEQLGDEVLVVDMGADFRLKDAADWEKFYASPHAGTWPYGLPELPGGRAALAGSKRIAVPGCYPTAVSLALFPAYAAQLAEPEAVIVAASGTSGAGKAAKPHLLGSEVMGSMSPYGVGGVHRHTPEMIQNLSAAAGEPVTVSFTPTLAPMPRGILATCSAKARPGVNAEALRTAYEKAFADEPFVDLLPEGQWPATAAVYGSNAVQIQVAYDEAAGRIVVISAIDNLAKGTAGGALQSMNIALGLPEDTGLSTIGVAP; encoded by the coding sequence ATGGTGGTACGTGCGGCAGTGGCAGGGGCGAGCGGATACGCCGGCGGGGAACTGCTCCGCCTTCTGCTGGTCCACCGAGAGGTCGAGATCGGGGCTCTCACCGCGAACTCCAACGCGGGACAGCCGCTCGGGGCGTTGCAGCCGCACCTGAGGCCGCTCGCCGGGCGGGTGCTCCAGCCGACCACGCCCGAGGTGCTCGCCGGGCACGACGTGGTCTTCCTCGCGCTGCCGCACGGGCAGTCCGCCGCCGTTGCGGAGCAGCTCGGGGACGAGGTGCTCGTGGTGGACATGGGGGCCGACTTCCGGCTCAAGGACGCCGCGGACTGGGAGAAGTTCTACGCCTCGCCGCACGCGGGAACCTGGCCGTACGGCCTGCCCGAGCTGCCCGGTGGGCGGGCCGCGCTGGCGGGGAGCAAGCGTATCGCGGTGCCCGGCTGCTACCCCACCGCCGTGTCGCTCGCGCTCTTCCCGGCGTACGCGGCTCAGCTCGCCGAGCCCGAGGCCGTGATCGTCGCCGCTTCCGGGACCTCTGGCGCGGGCAAGGCGGCCAAGCCGCATCTGCTCGGTTCCGAGGTGATGGGCAGCATGTCGCCGTACGGGGTCGGCGGTGTCCACCGGCACACGCCCGAGATGATCCAGAACCTCAGCGCCGCGGCCGGTGAGCCGGTGACGGTGTCCTTCACGCCGACCCTCGCGCCGATGCCCCGCGGCATCCTTGCCACGTGCAGCGCGAAGGCCAGGCCGGGCGTGAACGCCGAGGCGCTCCGTACCGCGTACGAGAAGGCCTTCGCGGACGAGCCGTTCGTCGATCTGCTGCCCGAGGGGCAGTGGCCCGCGACCGCCGCCGTGTACGGCTCCAACGCCGTCCAGATCCAGGTCGCGTACGACGAGGCGGCAGGCCGGATCGTCGTCATCAGCGCCATCGACAACCTCGCCAAGGGCACCGCGGGCGGCGCCCTGCAGAGCATGAACATCGCCCTCGGACTTCCCGAGGACACAGGTCTTTCCACGATCGGAGTCGCACCGTGA